In Carassius gibelio isolate Cgi1373 ecotype wild population from Czech Republic chromosome B20, carGib1.2-hapl.c, whole genome shotgun sequence, the following are encoded in one genomic region:
- the LOC127984522 gene encoding tripartite motif-containing protein 16-like, whose amino-acid sequence MQRTTTQRIQEKQKTIEELKQVVNTLKHSAQTAVEHSEKIFTELILSIKRRQHEVTQLIRDQERTEVSRAEGLLEQLEQEIADLQRTDTELDQHPHTEQHFPFKKLSDCSEYDQSSSMTVNHILFDGLRKSLSDLKQHFEDFCQEEISNIISVVARIQILPLTRIRNHFKQYFCSFTLDPNTVVEDLVLSENNRQMTYTGHLGIYKFPCKVFCKESVFGRCYWEVEWSGRCVHISVSYKEMSGRGKGLVGTFGNNNTSWSLQCFPKPVFWHKSIKTEISRPLSSRVGVFVDYSAGTLSFYSVSDTVTLLHRVQTTFTQPLYPGFWFSALGSGDLLNLDNSGSNTSVFSSVKLCDP is encoded by the exons ATGCAGAGAACAACCACGCAGAGAATCCAGGAGAAACAGAAGACAATAGAGGAGCTGAAACAGGTTGTGAACACACTGAAG CACTCTGCTCAGACAGCGGTGGAGCACAGTGAGAAGATCTTCACTGAGCTCATCCTCTCTATCAAGAGAAGACAGCATGAGGTGACCCagctgatcagagatcaggagaGGACTgaagtgagtcgagctgaaggaCTCCTGGAGCAGCTGGAGCAGGAGATCGCTGACCTCCAGAGgacagacacagagctggatcAACATCCACACACAGAGCAACATTTTCCTTTTAAG AAACTCTCTGATTGTTCTGAATATGATCAGTCATCCAGTATGACTGTTAATCATATTCTGTTTGATGGACTGAGGAAATCTCTCTctgatttaaaacaacattttgaagaTTTTTGTCAGGAGGAGATCAGTAATATCATCTCTGTTG TTGCAAGAATTCAGATTTTACCATTAACCAGAATCAGGAATCACTTTAAACAAT ATTTTTGTAGCTTTACCCTTGATCCCAACACAGTGGTTGAAGACCTCGTCCTCTCTGAGAACAACAGACAGATGACATATACTGGGCATTTAGGGATTTATAAGTTCCCCTGCAAGGTGTTTTGCAAGGAGAGTGTGTTTGGACGCTGCTATTGGGAGGTGGAGTGGAGCGGGAGATGTGTGCATATATCAGTCTCGTATAAAGAAATGAGTGGCAGAGGAAAGGGATTAGTTGGTACGTTCGGAAACAACAACACATCTTGGAGTCTGCAGTGTTTTCCCAAGCCTGTTTTCTGGCATAAGAGCATTAAAACAGAGATCTCAAGACCTCTGTCCTCTAGGGTAGGTGTGTTTGTGGACTACAGTGCAGGGACTCTGTCTTTCTACAGTGTCTCTGATACAGTGACCCTCTTACACCgcgtccagaccacattcactcaacCCCTGTATCCTGGATTTTGGTTCAGCGCATTAGGTTCTGGAGATCTGCTTAATCTAGACAACTCTGGGTCAAACACCAGTGTGTTCTCCTCAGTGAAACTATGTGATCCATAA
- the LOC127983380 gene encoding katanin p60 ATPase-containing subunit A1 isoform X2 has protein sequence MSFCLFFSNTFVESFTHFRDYRSLHRMSLAEINENVKLAREYALLGNYSSAVVCYQGVLEQIGKYLYSLREPSLQQKWQQVWQEINEETKQVREIMTTLESFQQESTPSKPSSFGQENDIMPVHVEHRPSPCVVRKSSGPHKESKGHGNRLSAGHRNQPRPSPRVANGDKGKPQKGKEKKENPSKPKDERGVETEVKRFDRGGEDKDLIETLERDIISQNPNVTWDDIADLEEAKKLLKEAVVLPMWMPEFFKGIRRPWKGVLMVGPPGTGKTLLAKAVATECRTTFFNVSSSTLTSKYRGESEKLVRLLFEMARFYAPTTIFIDEIDSICSRRGNSEEHEASRRVKAELLVQMDGVGGTSENDPSKMVMVLAATNFPWDIDEALRRRLEKRIYIPLPSAKGRVELLKISLKELELASDVNVDKIAEQMEGYSGADITNVCRDASLMAMRRRIEGLTPEEIRNLSKDEMHMPTTMEDFETALKKVSKSVSAADLEKYEKWIAEFGSC, from the exons AtgagtttttgtcttttcttttctaaCACGTTCGTGGAAAGTTTTACACACTTCAGAGACTACAGATCACTTCACAG AATGAGTTTGGCGGAGATCAATGAGAATGTGAAGCTGGCCAGAGAGTACGCGCTGCTGGGGAACTACAGCTCTGCGGTGGTCTGTTATCAGGGGGTCCTGGAGCAGATCGGAAAATACCTCTACTCACTCAGAGAACCCTCTCTACAGCAGAAATGGCAGCAG GTCTGGCAGGAGATAAATGAGGAAACTAAGCAAGTTCGGGAGATCATGACAACACTTGAGAGCTTCCAGCAGGAGTCGACCCCATCCAAACCCAGCAGCTTTGGCCAGGAGAATGACATTATGCCTGTTCACGTGGAGCACAG GCCGTCTCCATGTGTAGTGCGGAAATCTTCCGGCCCGCACAAAGAAAGCAAAGGCCACGGGAACCGATTGAGCGCGGGACACCGCAACCAACCACGACCCTCACCTCGTGTTGCCAACGGGGATAAGGGAAAACCTCAGAAAGgcaaagaaaagaaggaaaacccATCCAAGCCAAAAGATGAGAGA GGTGTGGAGACGGAGGTGAAGAGGTTCGACAGAGGAGGAGAGGACAAAGATCTGATTGAAACTCTGGAGAGAGACATCATCTCCCAAAACCCCAATGTCACATG GGATGACATTGCTGACCTGGAGGAGGCCAAGAAGCTTTTGAAGGAAGCTGTGGTTCTGCCCATGTGGATGCCGGAGTTCTTTAAAGGAATAAGACGCCCGTGGAAG GGAGTGTTGATGGTGGGTCCACCGGGAACAGGAAAGACATTGCTGGCCAAAGCTGTTGCCACTGAGTGCCGAACCACCTTCTTTAACGTGTCCTCCTCCACCCTCACCTCCAAATACAGAGGAGAGTCTGAAAAACTTGTGCGGCTGCTGTTTGAGATG GCACGCTTTTACGCCCCCACCACCATCTTCATTGATGAGATAGACTCCATATGTAGCCGTAGAGGAAACTCTGAGGAACATGAAGCCAGCAGACGTGTCAAAGCTGAACTACTCGTCCAGATGGATG GTGTTGGTGGGACGTCTGAAAACGACCCTTCGAAGATGGTCATGGTTCTGGCAGCCACCAACTTCCCATGGGACATCGATGAAGCTCTGAGACGCAGGCTAGAGAAGAGGATTTACATTCCTCTGCCCTCAG CTAAAGGAAGAGTGGAGTTACTCAAGATCAGCCTGAAGGAGCTGGAGCTGGCCAGTGATGTCAATGTGGACAAGATCGCTGAGCAGATGGAGGGATACTCTGGTGCTGACATCACCAATGTTTGCAG AGATGCGTCCCTGATGGCAATGAGAAGGCGGATTGAGGGCTTGACCCCTGAGGAGATACGAAACCTGTCGAAAGATGAGATGCACATGCCCACTACAATGGAGGACTTTGAGACGGCACTCAAGAAAGTGTCCAAGTCTGTATCTGCTGCTGACctagaaaaatatgaaaagtgGATAGCAGAGTTTGGCTCCTGCTGA
- the LOC127983380 gene encoding katanin p60 ATPase-containing subunit A1 isoform X1, translating into MSFCLFFSNTFVESFTHFRDYRSLHRMSLAEINENVKLAREYALLGNYSSAVVCYQGVLEQIGKYLYSLREPSLQQKWQQVWQEINEETKQVREIMTTLESFQQESTPSKPSSFGQENDIMPVHVEHRPSPCVVRKSSGPHKESKGHGNRLSAGHRNQPRPSPRVANGDKGKPQKGKEKKENPSKPKDERGVETEVKRFDRGGEDKDLIETLERDIISQNPNVTWDDIADLEEAKKLLKEAVVLPMWMPEFFKGIRRPWKGVLMVGPPGTGKTLLAKAVATECRTTFFNVSSSTLTSKYRGESEKLVRLLFEMVHYSSLTNLKWQPNYTCNKPYIHLCVCMFTQARFYAPTTIFIDEIDSICSRRGNSEEHEASRRVKAELLVQMDGVGGTSENDPSKMVMVLAATNFPWDIDEALRRRLEKRIYIPLPSAKGRVELLKISLKELELASDVNVDKIAEQMEGYSGADITNVCRDASLMAMRRRIEGLTPEEIRNLSKDEMHMPTTMEDFETALKKVSKSVSAADLEKYEKWIAEFGSC; encoded by the exons AtgagtttttgtcttttcttttctaaCACGTTCGTGGAAAGTTTTACACACTTCAGAGACTACAGATCACTTCACAG AATGAGTTTGGCGGAGATCAATGAGAATGTGAAGCTGGCCAGAGAGTACGCGCTGCTGGGGAACTACAGCTCTGCGGTGGTCTGTTATCAGGGGGTCCTGGAGCAGATCGGAAAATACCTCTACTCACTCAGAGAACCCTCTCTACAGCAGAAATGGCAGCAG GTCTGGCAGGAGATAAATGAGGAAACTAAGCAAGTTCGGGAGATCATGACAACACTTGAGAGCTTCCAGCAGGAGTCGACCCCATCCAAACCCAGCAGCTTTGGCCAGGAGAATGACATTATGCCTGTTCACGTGGAGCACAG GCCGTCTCCATGTGTAGTGCGGAAATCTTCCGGCCCGCACAAAGAAAGCAAAGGCCACGGGAACCGATTGAGCGCGGGACACCGCAACCAACCACGACCCTCACCTCGTGTTGCCAACGGGGATAAGGGAAAACCTCAGAAAGgcaaagaaaagaaggaaaacccATCCAAGCCAAAAGATGAGAGA GGTGTGGAGACGGAGGTGAAGAGGTTCGACAGAGGAGGAGAGGACAAAGATCTGATTGAAACTCTGGAGAGAGACATCATCTCCCAAAACCCCAATGTCACATG GGATGACATTGCTGACCTGGAGGAGGCCAAGAAGCTTTTGAAGGAAGCTGTGGTTCTGCCCATGTGGATGCCGGAGTTCTTTAAAGGAATAAGACGCCCGTGGAAG GGAGTGTTGATGGTGGGTCCACCGGGAACAGGAAAGACATTGCTGGCCAAAGCTGTTGCCACTGAGTGCCGAACCACCTTCTTTAACGTGTCCTCCTCCACCCTCACCTCCAAATACAGAGGAGAGTCTGAAAAACTTGTGCGGCTGCTGTTTGAGATGGTACACTACTCCTCCTTAACCAACTTAAAATGGCAGCCAAACTATACATGCAATAAACCATACATAcatttgtgtgtttgcatgttcacACAGGCACGCTTTTACGCCCCCACCACCATCTTCATTGATGAGATAGACTCCATATGTAGCCGTAGAGGAAACTCTGAGGAACATGAAGCCAGCAGACGTGTCAAAGCTGAACTACTCGTCCAGATGGATG GTGTTGGTGGGACGTCTGAAAACGACCCTTCGAAGATGGTCATGGTTCTGGCAGCCACCAACTTCCCATGGGACATCGATGAAGCTCTGAGACGCAGGCTAGAGAAGAGGATTTACATTCCTCTGCCCTCAG CTAAAGGAAGAGTGGAGTTACTCAAGATCAGCCTGAAGGAGCTGGAGCTGGCCAGTGATGTCAATGTGGACAAGATCGCTGAGCAGATGGAGGGATACTCTGGTGCTGACATCACCAATGTTTGCAG AGATGCGTCCCTGATGGCAATGAGAAGGCGGATTGAGGGCTTGACCCCTGAGGAGATACGAAACCTGTCGAAAGATGAGATGCACATGCCCACTACAATGGAGGACTTTGAGACGGCACTCAAGAAAGTGTCCAAGTCTGTATCTGCTGCTGACctagaaaaatatgaaaagtgGATAGCAGAGTTTGGCTCCTGCTGA
- the LOC127983525 gene encoding uncharacterized protein LOC127983525 — protein MRVHLYLFIFMIHFSTGCIVSDVQQTIIITGYTGGSVVLPCSCADPQSTVTTFNWEFERGNQWIQVFQNEKYSGRHELFNEHSPTNLSLLISDLRMNDKGYYKCLTKPNSITHIELNVKGCDLVENRKTLSVTGYSGESVALPCFCTELLAKPEQMQWNYLTENNYKEIYPKEQIENYKKRLKLLNPNTPGDLSLHISALRTEDRGEYQCVSSEQVVGFRLTVLQPEEDMY, from the exons ATGAGGGTCCACTTATATCTTTTCATCTTTATGATTCATTTCAGTACAG GCTGTATTGTTTCAGATGTGCAgcagacaataataataacaggaTACACGGGTGGTTCAGTTGTGCTGCCCTGCTCCTGTGCTGACCCTCAGTCTACAGTCACAACATTCAACTGGGAGTTTGAGCGGGGAAATCAATGGATTCAAGTATTTCAAAATGAGAAATACAGCGGCAGACATGAGCTGTTTAATGAACATTCTCCAACAAATCTGTCTCTTCTCATTTCTGACCTCAGAATGAATGACAAGGGATACTATAAATGTCTGACTAAACCAAATAGTATCACacatattgaattaaatgttaaag GGTGTGATTTGGTTGAGAACAGAAAGACATTATCAGTGACTGGATACTCAGGAGAGTCTGTGGCTCTGCCCTGTTTCTGCACTGAACTACTGGCTAAACCTGAACAGATGCAATGGaattatttaactgaaaacaaTTATAAAGAAATCTACCCAAAGGAACAGATTGAGAATTACAAGAAAAGACTCAAACTGTTAAATCCAAACACTCCAGGAGATCTTTCTCTACACATATCAGCACTGAGGACAGAGGACCGAGGGGAATATCAGTGTGTCTCATCTGAGCAAGTAGTCGGCTTCAGACTTACTGTACTACAACCTGAAG AGGATATGTACTAG
- the LOC127983381 gene encoding glycoprotein integral membrane protein 1: MASTWKMRLTVVYLSILFVLANAQSKQITKETVVLNVTAVSVTNQTKYSVQINLNIGLLDNETFINGALLKPSEVTRMTCPALLLDGSNVSSRNLADGLVSSELRLMLNQSYVQSDAGEQLLLLVLSQEIIQLADEKVQQPDVCEVEILWNQSSEEITQVTSIYPSSRSKLSDIPRESDVLVTNASIRYTVEDQVLTTSHYLLKHPETTQEEIAAPGKLPETPLRMDPETLYESREEEEMTSDSLLLESPLSGSVSSYSVACQWVRGLREKLRRFWSDSIPLFFLIMWVVVVGVAGSAVIIKILDLLFPSCEQRGFFHLNPETLMPDDGKQRLIDNMEGETTEKSILIDK; the protein is encoded by the exons ATGGCGTCTACATGGAAAATGCGTTTAACGGTTGTTTATTTAAGCATCTTATTTGTCCTGGCCAACGCACAATCGAAACAAATAACCAAG GAAACGGTTGTGTTAAATGTGACAGCGGTTAGTGTAACTAACCAGACTAAGTACAGTGTACAG ATAAATTTAAATATAGGTCTTTTGGACAATGAAACGTTTATTAATGGAGCTCTTCTCAAGCCTTCAGAAGTCACAAGGATGACCTGTCCAGCTCTATTGT TGGATGGTTCTAATGTGAGCTCTAGAAATCTTGCGGATGGGTTGGTCAGCAGTGAGCTGAGGCTGATGCTCAATCAGTCATATGTTCAGAGTGATGCTGGAGAGCAGCTTCTGTTACTCGTCCTGAGTCAGGAGATAATCCAGCTAGCAGATGAAAAG GTCCAGCAGCCAGACGTGTGTGAGGTGGAGATCCTGTGGAACCAGAGCTCTGAGGAGATCACACAGGTGACCAGTATTTACCCTTCATCAAGAAGCAAGCTCTCAGACATCCCACGAGAGAGTGACGTCTTGGTGACTAATGCATCCATACGTTATACAG TTGAAGACCAAGTGCTTACTACCAGCCACTATCTACTCAAACATCCAGAGACCACTCAGGAGGAGATCGCAGCTCCAGGGAAACTTCCTGAAACACCCTTGCGGATGGACCCTGAAACTCTGTATGAGtccagagaggaagaggaaatgaCTTCAGATTCCTTACTGCTCGAGTCTCCTCTGAGTGGGTCTGTGTCCTCCTATAGT GTGGCGTGTCAGTGGGTCAGGGGGCTGAGAGAGAAACTGAGGCGCTTCTGGTCTGACTCTATCCCACTCTTCTTCTTGATCATGTGGGTGGTGGTGGTTGGTGTAGCAGGTTCAGCTGTCATCATTAAGATCCTGGATCTTTTGTTCCCCTCCTGTGAACAAAG GGGATTTTTTCATTTGAATCCAGAGACTCTGATGCCAGATGATGGAAAACAGAGGCTAATAGATAACATGGAGGgagaaacaactgaaaaaagcatTTTGATAGATAAGTGA